From the genome of Solanum stenotomum isolate F172 chromosome 5, ASM1918654v1, whole genome shotgun sequence:
CTACTACCGGCCTTTCATGTACCACCCTGGAAATAATCTTGTTTGTAAAGGAACTTAAGCTTATCGGTCTTAAGTCTGGAAAACTCTTCACCACTTCTTTCTTGGGCAACAACTCCAAATTTGTGTGAGTAATATACTTTGGCAACTCATGTCCACAAAAGAATGCCCTCACCAGCTTAGTAATGTCCTCCCCGACTATCTCCCAGCAACATTGGAAGAATAGTCCTGAGAAACCATCAGGTCCACATGCACTACCCCCATTTAAGTCAAACACCACTTTCTTCACTTGATCTGAGTCAGGGTGCCTCACCATCTTCTCATTTTCAGCTTCTGATATGCTCCTAGTAATATGCTCAAGCATTTCAAAATTCCTATCATTATGTTTTTCACGAAATTGCTCTGCATAGAACTTTACTGCCGCATCCCCAATTTGTTCATTAGTATTCACAATATCACCCTGATCAGTTTCAATCGTTGATAGGTGTAATTTTTTCCTTCTCCCTTTCACGTATGAATGGAAGAATTTAGTATTCTTATCTCCTTCTGAGAACCATTTCATCCCCGCCTTTTGCCTCCAAAAATCTTCCTCTATTCAGAGATATTTTTTCAATTCCACCTCCATTCTGTTTAATTCCGCTCTATTCGTAGTTGAAGGTTGCAACTCCAATTGCGTCTCTTTTACCGTTATAACATCTTCAATGGTGGCAATCTGGTGGAATACATTACCAAACACTTCTTTACTCCAACTTGCTAGGGCTTTCTtcattttaacttgaaattCCACAAAAGGGCTTCCAACAAAATCCACCATCCAGTTCTGTTTAATTACTTCCTTGAGCTGATGATGTTTAGTccagaaattcaaaaatctaaaCGGCTTCACAATAGGTTCTTCTTCTGAATTACATATTAAGTGCAGAGGAGCATGATCAGAACCCTGTCGTATAAGATGATGAACCTCCGATGATGGGAAAAGCTCCAGAAAGACTTGATTCACCAGTATTCGATCGAGTCttttaaaaatacacttttCTTCAATTCTACCGTTCCACCACGTATACTTACTTCCCACAAATCTAACTTTTGATAATGCACAATTACTGATAAAGAAGGAGAAGTCCATAGCTTCCTGTTGTGTGAAATTTAGCCCTCCCAACTTTTCCTCTTCACTAACAATTACATTAAAATCTCCCCCAATAATCCAAGGAATCTGATTATCTTCAACAATACTCTCCAGTTCATCCCATAGTTCCAGCCTATCTAGTGCATTGCATCTTGCATACACTGCtgaaataaggaaaaatttattgtttttgctGAATTTCAATGTAACTTGTTGGATTGAATCCAACACAATAATACCATCACACTCTTCTTTTCAAAAGAACCAGATTTTCCAGAACTATTTACACCCACATGATTAAAACCCAGCTTTCTTATGTAATGATCTAACTCATCTGGAGCTTAGAAAGGTTCCATAAGAGCTATGAATGAATAATGGTGTCTTCTATTTAGATCCATCAATCTCtcaaaagatttttgagtattAGCTGATCTAATATTCCAGAAAAGTATTTTCTCAATCATTGATCACTAACACACACCTTATCTCTCCTACTCCTTGTTTTCACCTGTAAAGGGATTGTTGTTTTTCCTTTATTTGCCCTTATCTTTAGACTATTAGTGTGCCTAGGAGATAAATCTCCCGCTTTACTAATATGTTGTATGTTGTACTCCATATCCTCACCTTCTTCTGTATCTTTTCTATGCTGAATTTCCTCCTCTGTTTCTTCAATTAAATCCGGCCCACTTTTGATCACATTGTTATCAACATATGTGTATGTCCCTTCCTCCATGACCTGCTTTGCCACCAGTACCTCAGAGTTATTTATTACCTCAATCAAACTTCTTGATGTCCCCTTTGGTGTTGTGATTTCCTTCTCCTTTCTCATACCTTATTCATTATCTATTGATAACCACCCTACACCCTCATTACTACTTTCCTGCACCGCCCCTTTATTGCTTCCTCCATTCTCACCACTTTTAGTGTCATCAGATATTGTCAAGGCCCTTTCCCTCAGTTTGTCACAAGAAGTAGTGTGACTTATCACGCGTATGTTGCTCCTCATGTCCTTGATGTTACTGCTCTATAACCCTGGTGTTGTGTTTAATACCTCTTTGTCATCTTCTTTgatctttaatttattgtttgtttgcCCTTCAACCATCTCATGAGTTTCCATTTCCAATGCGTTGAACTGATTTCCTGTAGTAATTCCCGCCTTGTTCCAAACACGTTCTGGATGTCTCTTTCTTCCTCCacctccttttttatttttttgttccatGAATTCCTCTGCCTTCTTCTCATTTGTTTGTGCACCTCTATCCACCAGTGAGGCCTTTCCTGGCTCCTGGCTATGTTCTGCCTCTTTTGTTTTGGTTTCTTGATCATACTTTTGTTTGGTAGGATATAATTCAGGATGCTCTATATAACATACCTGCTCATTGTGTCCCTGGATCATACACGTCTTCTAATACTTTGGGACATAGTCATATTTTATTCTAATCCACTTTTCTacaacttcttcattctttctccTCATTCCAATTTTAATGCGTTTTGGAAATTCTTTTAACAAATCCACCTCTACCTTAACCCTCGCACAACTTGGCCTCGTTTGATTTTTAGTGGCCATATCGACCTGTAGAGGTTTTTCCACTGCGGCTGCAAGAGAGAAGACAACTTCCTTTCCAAAAATTTTTTGGAGGCAATGCTGGGAACGAAATCCATGCAATCGCTATGGATGTTTCTTCTTCAGGATTGAACATTGGATCTCACTTCAATGTTCTCATTGGGAATGACCAATTCTTCTGAGTAATATAGAAAGCAGGTTTAGATAAAAGATGAACATAGTCTTCCAACAAAGTAGCTCTGATTAGAATGTGTCTATTACTCAACAACCCAATATTACATTCTCCTTTTAGTTCACACTGTTTAGGAATAAGTTTCCTCAAAACCTGAATCTCCAGCCATCCATATGAGAATTTTTCAATTACTACATACTCCAAATTTTCATTAATAATCATCTGGTTCACTTCTTCCTGCTCCCATATAACTTGTGGTTCTCCATGCAGGTATGATATAGGTTTCAATGGTAACAGTTTGTGCTGAGCTTTTGGTCGACATAAAGACACGGCGTAAGTTGGACTTGGTTGTGCTACTGGTATACCTCTCTCCGGCGGAGGCTAACCAGTGGCCGTGGCGGCCATATTTACCGATCAGTAGGCAAGATTAGGCTTTGGCGGTGGCTACTTATACACAAGAAGATGATTAGGCAATAGTTTACGTAGTAGGTATTTCATTGGAATGTTGTAGCATAATTTTTGCATCAATGGTATTATACCTAAGTTTGTATAATTGATAATGCTAGTAGTCTAGTACTAGGTCGTTTGGCCATGTGAgagattaaaaataatagtgatgggataaaaaaaagttatcttgtttggttgccatgtttgggataacttatctcatcatttatatcatagtgatggggTAAGTTATCCCgtatacatggtgggataagttatctcaggATAGCTAACCCCAGGATAAGTAGCTAACCCCAGGATAAGTAGCTAACCCCAGAATAacttatcctgggataacttgttcCTAACCAAACGACCCTAATACTCGGTAGGAGTGTTGGCcctgaacttttttttttaattgcgTAGGCATGTACAAAAGGAAAATTGGTCACTTTTTTGGTACATTCCCCCTTTTGTGGGGTTCTTATGAGTAAATGAAACTTTATCATCTTCCATTGTTATGTCGTCTTTATGAATAGTCTAGATATGATTGGCTAGgtaaattgtgaaatttgaaaaagtatatattttgttttcaggCTGAAAAATGACATTTGAAAATAGAGTTAGTGTTTGGCCATTAGCCCATTAATAGTGTTTGGCCATTAGCTCACATATCTATTTATGTGGTTGTTTTCACATTgaaattgtttttgaatttcGGTGtgatttgaaatgaaaaagtgaaaagctcttttgatattttttaaatcccAAAATTCAAATTGAAGTTTTATTTCAGAATTCTATGGCCAAACATGATTGACATCTTATATATTGATGGTGGATAATGCCAAATATCCTTTATCCAATGAAAGTTTTGTAACCAATGAGACTTTGCTTGCTTCCATAAAAATGGTCATCCTTCCCCTCTTCTTCCATCTACTCTTCCCTATTCATGAGCCCACTCCTTCTATGAAAActgaaaaaagaacaaataggCATTTCAGCTCAAACCAGAGCAATGACTCCTTAATCTTAGACTAAAAAGTAAGTTATGGTATGCATCTGCTGAATCATCTAAATTTGAGGTAGTTATCTTGAACATAGAAAAATCTTTTCAGCCAATTTGGTGACGAAGAGCGCAGATTCAGGTTTATCGAGGAGCTATTTAAACAGATGACTATGGATATTCCTTAAAAGGATACGTGAACTTGCTACACAACAACATAACCAGTGAAATTCCACAAGTGAAGGCTGCGGAGAGTAGAGTGTACGTATATTTTACCactacctcatggaggtagGATGCTTTTTCTAAAAGACTCTCAACTCAAGAGCAGCAAATCCAAATacagagaagaagaaaatagtGTAGAAAACATAGTAACTAACAAAGAAAATAGTGCAAAGCCTACATGAAAGGAACATCGATACACATTAAACAACAAATGATGATAGATAATATAAGCAAGAATAATACGGCTAGTACAATGATAAACACCAACACGCCTACCCCCTCAAATAGTAATGGCAAACTTGCTACCCACAAGAGGCGAGATTCAAATGGATGACTGAAACCAAGGCTAACATGGAAAAGAAATTGGGAAACATCACACTAACAATAATAATTACTGCTAATAAACTACTACATTACAGTAATAACGCACGCAGGCAAATGTGTGTGTTTAGTTTTGGATATTTTGTCCAATAAAAGAGGGATCTTAAGTCTGAACCTCTTTTCCCATAAACGCCAACCTTCAGGACTGTTTCATAGCTAAAAACACTGCAAGGACGACCAGCAATTCTATATAAACCTACACACTTGAGCTTCTAAACCTATAGAAATTGATTTTATTATCAACAGAGTTTACTAATTTAAAGCTACATGTTGTGAACCTTATACCGGCTTCAAATACTAGCACAAAGTCAATACAATAGTCAAGATATCACAATTTGAATATGACTTTAAATCCTAGTACTTCCTTAATGGTCAAGATGCCACAATTTGAATTCCATATTACCAATTGGAGCCTAAAGTTTTCCAGGaagtttctctctctcactTGTTTTACAATgttaaatgaaatatattagCACAACAAAAGGAACTGTACAATTGCAGAGGACTGCCTAAATACAATCTTGACAAGGCAAGGATCAAAGCAAATCTAGTACCTCTCTCTCAGTAGATGGatatttagaaagaaaataaaacccAACCTCATTTGTTTTTCTAAATCAAAACATCCCACTTAATTGGTTTGTAAATCTTGAACTTAATCGCCTTAATTAAGCTGTCTCAGAGTATTCAGGGATTATCTGTGAATTATGCAGGTGATGTTAATTAACCCGATTTTTGATACAAAAGCTCAACATTCAGGAAAGCAATTCAAAAACAAGATCTCTGCACTCTATTAGTGATTCTATGTTGTATTAATATATGCCCAGTTGTCCATTCATATACTAGATATTATTTGAGAGTATTGTCTTGGTTATGATAGTACTTTTAGGACGTCCAATCTGTAACACAACAAAAGCACCTACAACCCTTTTTGAACACAACGTAGTAACTAACAGCTCTTGATTACCTTTATTGAGAATTGATGGCTTGAACTGAGACTTGTTAATATGGCTATCTACTCCTCAACTAAGTCAATGCATGCCGGCAATCTCTTCCTTCCAGAAGTGCCATAGAGAACAGTCTGTATATGAGCATTAACATCTTCCCTGGAAACACAATTTTCACCAGTAGAAGGCAAGGTAACCTCGATATTGTCATCCAGGGGACACCAGTCAGTGGAAGAGATAGTACTGGTGGGGGTGGAAGTGGTGCTACTGTCGCTGCTTGAGGGCTCTTTGTCTTTAGTAAACACTTTAagagtagtagtagtagtagtggTTGGGGTGGACATTGGTGCTGCTTTTGCCGGAGACGCGGCTGAGTGGACCTGCTGATGAACAGATCGGCCCCTTGGTCCATAAGAAGATGGTCCTGAACTGTATGATCTGCAGAGCAGTGCCTACAAACATAAACATGTGAAGGTGATCCCCATGAATTTTAATGGATGCATtatcatcataaaaaaaaataaaaaaaatcagcgGTAAATACAATTGGATCAATTGTTAATAATACCTCAGATTGATTTCTGTTGGCAAAAGCAGTTGGGCGTAAATCTTCTTTCCCGTGTACAAACTGTTTAATTAAAGCAATAATAAATGTTTAAGAGTTGTGGATTTTAGTGAAGTTTGACTAATGAGAAAATTTGTGGTTGAGATCACTGTCAAAATTAGAAAGTTGATCTCAACCGTACATGACTGCACGAATATTCCAAAAGCATTTGGATCATATTTCTTTGAAAGGAGAGAAGAAAGAGACCCGGCATTTGGAACCAAAGCGGCAAGTGCCGGAATCCTCCCACCACCGACAAGTTTCCGATTTGTGAAAGCTATTGTCATTTGCCGGTGTCGATGAAGACAACCGTCCACCTGAATCTGATGTCGACGGTGACAATTTAGCTCTCGGACCATGTTTCCGCTCAACCAGAATACCGTCCATGACTACCACATCCTCTCCGACCTTCACTGGAGTTCTGAACATAAGCGGAATCTCAATGTTCTCTAGTGAAGCTAGAGGCGAACGGGAAACTCCGCCGCCGGAACCGCTTCTGCTTCCGCTGCTAGTACTGACCAGAGAACGGTGCTTTGGAGAATCGCTAATAAACGGCACCGGCGAGTTTGGACAAAGGTATCGGACTAGCGGAGAGACTTTATTGGAAGAACTACCAGTACTTTCTGAAGAAGAGTAAGGATCGAGGATCGGAGTTTTTGATCCAGGATAGAAACGGCCTCGTCCTATGAAGTTCTGAGCGTTGATCGGCGAAACATTGCCGTCGAAGGAATGAACATTGGAAGCTTGCATATCATTACTACTACCGTAAAAAAACTCCATGAAGTTCTTCAAATTCTTCTGCAATCACAAATTCATAAGCgcataaaaacaaaaatctcTCTAATTTTAATcgaatattaattaatcatctTTACACTAAAGTTCGATCCTCTGACTTCCGATTTCGATTTTGAGTTTCAGCTACCTTCAAATTTTCGAACTTTCCTGTTGGACAGATGAAGTACttgcaaaataaaattaaaaaaattacatgagAATGACAAATTCATCGGAAATTTACGATATACAATCAATTAAAAAGAGAACCTCGGGAAGATCTGGATGATTGTGCTCTGGACTCTGTATGCAAACACCGTATGCGCGTGATTTCTGAGGAGATTGAAATTCAGAAAATGTATGCGATGAGCAGTTTCAGATTTTAAGGCTTTCTAATGATTATTCCTTGAATTTCTGCTGCGATTGTAAGCAcattaaattcaaaaaattgactAATAATCAACGAGATAGAAATCAAATGAACATGTTCAAAACCACAAATCAGTTCTCTTTTGACCTCCCGCTAAAAAGCTTTACTGTTGTGAGGAACAATCGGATAATAGTATATTAAGAAAATGAGAAATGCATGCGGAAATTTACAATAAATTCGATCAATTGAGAAGAAAACCTCAAAGGAGATGCGAATTCATTCATCCAAATCTGTAAATGTGCTTGGAGAAATACCTAATGCGCGTGATTTGTGCGGATTTTGAAATTGAGAGAATGTTTGAGATAGAGTAGTTTTCAGAATCCGTCTAGgtttagaagaaaaagagatcTACTGGTATCGACATTATGAACCCTAATTCTTAGCTGTGAAGAAGACGTGATATTTATAGTTTTCGTCAACAATTTCTCTTTGGAGAGACACTGCCAAAACAGAGCCTTCATTTTCCGGTTCAGGCTTTACAAGAATGCAATAGAAATATCTCAAAACGTGACTCGATTATTATTGCATatacgtaatttttaaaatgtttaattaatatgaacTATAACAggtactttttaaaataatagtataaagtATTTAAGTAACAATATTATACAACTATaaattccatttttcttttgatcCATTTTATTTAATACCAAGTTAGCGTACCATTATAtcaagtaataaataaataaaagttgtaAAAACATACTCCTTATAAAATTTGTTTACATGATGAATAAATGTTACTCCCTGTTCAAGTTTATACgactgattattttttttggtccatctaaataaatgacacatttttatagtaagcaacaatttaacttttaaatgtctattttatgctaatgaaataatttataataacacAAGCATTGATCATTTATTTTAGATCACAgtttaaaaaatctttctttctttctttcttaatttcatTATCAAGTCAAATTAACTCATATAAGATGAGACGGAAGGAGTATCATATAACTTTTGAAGATGCAAAAATGATGAATTTCGTtggtattttttaattttttttcaaaaattgtgGGTGCGAAAGGGAAAATGGGGGAGGGAATTACAATATGGGAAATTGAACCTCACCAACAAGGTGGGAGTTTAGATATCCAACCAAATAAGCTACTAAGATTCCTCATGAATTTCATTAATATTTGTATCTCACTTGACAATTTTTTACAAATCATGTTATTGATTTATGTTCTCTTCATTAATAACAAACCATCTAGTTCTTGTGTATGTACTTTGTTTTGCCATTTTCCAGTGACAAGATCACTACAATGTTCTTGTGTATGTACTTTGGTTGCCATTTTCTAGTTTGTTTAAATTTGTAAACTCATCAGAATATTTGAGTACTAGTTTCCTGTAGCAAGAGGTAACCATAATGTAGATGACatctcaaatatatataatatgtgagAAAAAAACTTTGTTTCACTTCAAGAGTTTGATTCTTCTACTTAAGAtggacaacaacaacatatccagcgtaatcccacaagtgcagACGGGAGAGGATAGTGTGTACATAGAACTTACCCTTACCTTGGACGGTAGATAGGCTATTTCCCTACTTAAGATGAACAATTAAGTGAAAACTAAGAAACTTGTTACATTTATGTAAACATATTCcgaatttggaatttttttgCATCTACTTGTGATATTTTCCCTTCTCTTTTGAGAAGAAATATGTTGAGGAGTTGCTCAAATCCTCACAGTCAAGGAATGCTTCAAATCTCCTATATGAAGAACATGTGGTCCTAATGCAACTTTCCTGTTTCCAAGCTCATCATGTACACTCAAATGCTTGCAAACATCGACTTTGAACTTAACAACCCCTTCTCCTTGGGGTGTCAAATGAACTTTCTCGAACCCCAACAAATGTTTCTTAGGTGCATTATGGACTGAGGGTGGTGAAGTGAACAAGAAAATTGTATGGCTTCCACTTATCTTCCCAACATTTTTAACTCTTAGATGAATGTCAAATCCCATATTGCTGCAGCTTTGCCCAACCGCATCAACAGTCTTGCACTTACTCAAACGACAAGTATGTTTTTCTCCGAGAGGGAGGGAGACAAATTGTGGCGCTTTATCTACATGGTGTTTGAACTGAGAGTAGCTTAATCCATGACCAAATGTGAAAACAGTTGGACCGGTATAGAACCTATAAGTCCTGCCAGGGTAGTTTGTGGCAGGGTTTGGCCTCATGTTCATATTAGTCATTGGAACAACGTCTGCATATGATTGTGGATACCATGTCATTGGGAGCCTTCCACCTGCAAGATAACACGAAAACATTTAAGGCACTTTTGCATGGAAAGATAAACACATCTTAAAAGTTGAAATAAGAGACAGACTTGGGTTATAATATCCAAAGATGACATCTGCTAAGGCAGCACCACCGGCTTCACCGGGGAAACCAACCCAAAGAATGCTTGTTATCTTAGGATTGTCGACAGCAAATTGTACGTCCATTCCACCTCCAGACATGATAACAAGGATTACAGGTCCCTTGGCAACTTTAGCAACCTCAGCTACTAGAACTGATTGCTGTCCTGGAAGAGTTATATTAGTTCTGTCCAGGCTTTCTTTCTCAATAGATTGATCAGATCCCATTACTAAAACTACAGCATCAGCCGTGGATGCTATTTGCTTAGCATCATCGATTTGGGCAGTGTTGCAAGACACATCAGCACATCCTGGCATGTAAATTG
Proteins encoded in this window:
- the LOC125864906 gene encoding uncharacterized protein LOC125864906 — translated: MEFFYGSSNDMQASNVHSFDGNVSPINAQNFIGRGRFYPGSKTPILDPYSSSESTGSSSNKVSPLVRYLCPNSPVPFISDSPKHRSLVSTSSGSRSGSGGGVSRSPLASLENIEIPLMFRTPVKVGEDVVVMDGILVERKHGPRAKLSPSTSDSGGRLSSSTPANDNSFHKSETCRWWEDSGTCRFGSKCRFVHGKEDLRPTAFANRNQSEALLCRSYSSGPSSYGPRGRSVHQQVHSAASPAKAAPMSTPTTTTTTTLKVFTKDKEPSSSDSSTTSTPTSTISSTDWCPLDDNIEVTLPSTGENCVSREDVNAHIQTVLYGTSGRKRLPACIDLVEE